Proteins encoded in a region of the Deefgea piscis genome:
- the trhO gene encoding oxygen-dependent tRNA uridine(34) hydroxylase TrhO, with the protein MSNQNEGAIVVAALYQFVTLSDYVQLREPLLQTMLDLNVHGTLLLADEGINGTVAGTRAGIDGLLAWLRSDPRLAAVDHKESYCAEQPFLRTKVKLKKEIVTLGVPGVDPNKAVGTYVEPKDWNAIISDPEVLVIDTRNDYEVAIGTFERAIDPKTETFREFPDYVKEHFDPAVHKKVAMFCTGGIRCEKASSYMLGEGFAEVYHLKGGILKYLEEVPQEETLWKGDCFVFDNRVTVRHDLSEGDFELCHACRQPVSKEQRLSPHYVAGVSCPHCFDNLSEKTRSGALERQKQIELAKKRNQPNPLGRVIKKTSSR; encoded by the coding sequence ATGTCGAATCAAAACGAAGGCGCGATTGTTGTTGCGGCGCTGTATCAATTTGTCACGCTCAGCGATTACGTTCAATTGCGCGAGCCACTATTGCAAACGATGCTGGATTTAAACGTGCACGGCACTTTACTGCTGGCCGATGAAGGCATTAACGGCACGGTGGCGGGAACGCGCGCGGGGATTGATGGCTTGCTGGCGTGGTTGCGCTCAGATCCGCGCTTGGCGGCTGTTGATCACAAAGAATCGTATTGCGCTGAGCAGCCATTTTTGCGCACCAAAGTAAAACTAAAAAAAGAAATCGTAACCTTGGGTGTGCCCGGTGTTGATCCGAATAAAGCCGTCGGCACCTATGTCGAGCCCAAAGATTGGAATGCGATTATTTCCGATCCCGAAGTGCTGGTGATTGATACCCGTAATGATTACGAAGTGGCGATTGGCACGTTCGAGCGGGCAATTGACCCGAAAACCGAAACATTCCGTGAATTTCCCGATTACGTAAAAGAGCATTTCGACCCAGCGGTACATAAAAAAGTGGCGATGTTTTGCACTGGCGGCATTCGCTGCGAGAAAGCGTCGAGCTATATGCTTGGTGAAGGGTTTGCAGAGGTATACCACTTAAAAGGTGGGATTTTGAAATACCTCGAAGAAGTACCGCAGGAAGAAACGCTATGGAAGGGCGACTGCTTTGTGTTCGACAACCGCGTGACGGTGCGCCACGATTTGAGCGAGGGTGATTTTGAGTTGTGCCACGCTTGCCGTCAGCCGGTATCGAAAGAGCAGCGCCTATCGCCGCATTATGTGGCTGGCGTAAGCTGCCCGCATTGCTTTGACAATCTCAGCGAAAAAACCCGCAGCGGCGCGCTCGAGCGGCAAAAGCAAATTGAGTTGGCAAAAAAACGCAATCAACCCAATCCACTGGGTCGAGTCATTAAAAAGACCTCGTCACGTTAA
- a CDS encoding (2Fe-2S)-binding protein, whose protein sequence is MIVCVCNNVSDKAINRAVAQQGVRTFAQLRQVTEVATCCGKCARCAKQVLKAALAEQAEQQHVPLSGLGFA, encoded by the coding sequence ATGATTGTTTGTGTTTGCAACAATGTGAGTGATAAAGCGATTAATCGCGCTGTCGCGCAGCAAGGGGTTCGTACCTTTGCCCAGTTGCGACAGGTGACCGAGGTCGCTACGTGCTGCGGCAAATGTGCGCGCTGTGCCAAACAAGTTTTAAAAGCAGCACTTGCTGAGCAGGCCGAGCAGCAGCATGTGCCGTTGTCGGGTCTGGGCTTTGCCTAA
- the trhP gene encoding prephenate-dependent tRNA uridine(34) hydroxylase TrhP, with product MTLKAPELLLPAGTLEKMSAAYDFGADAVYAGQPRYSLRARNNDFKLEQIGQGIEEAHARGKKFFVASNILPHNAKVKTYLADMEPVIAMKPDALIMADPGLIMMVREKWPEQVIHLSVQANTVNYAGVKFWKSMGLERVILSRELSLDEIEEIRQLCPDMELEVFVHGALCIAYSGRCLLSGYFNHRDPNQGTCTNACRWDYKTHDTATDDAGDVQPKEQIIQFDFNKAMNDANQVFSACGGQERHPLADKTYLIEEANRPGELMPIVEDEHGTYIMNSKDLRAVQHIERLVKMGIDSLKIEGRTKSLYYVARTAQVYRQAIDDAVAGRPFNPTLLADLDGLANRGYTDGFYQRHTTHEAQNYLDGHSKAHRSQYVGEVLNIQDGWAEIEVKNKFSVGDSLEIIHPSGNIIVKLEQIRGKNGALVESALGSGAKAAIPLDAKYANALIARLF from the coding sequence ATGACCTTAAAAGCACCTGAACTCTTATTGCCCGCCGGTACGCTCGAAAAAATGAGTGCCGCTTATGACTTTGGCGCCGACGCGGTCTACGCCGGTCAACCGCGCTACAGCCTGCGCGCGCGCAATAATGATTTTAAATTGGAGCAAATTGGTCAAGGGATTGAAGAAGCCCACGCCCGTGGCAAAAAATTCTTTGTCGCTAGCAATATCTTGCCGCATAACGCCAAAGTAAAAACCTATCTGGCGGATATGGAGCCGGTGATTGCGATGAAACCAGATGCGCTGATCATGGCTGATCCAGGCTTGATTATGATGGTGCGTGAAAAATGGCCAGAACAAGTGATTCATTTGTCGGTACAAGCCAATACGGTGAATTACGCTGGCGTGAAATTTTGGAAATCAATGGGCCTAGAGCGCGTGATTTTGTCGCGTGAATTGTCTCTCGATGAAATCGAAGAAATTCGCCAACTCTGCCCAGATATGGAGTTGGAAGTGTTCGTACACGGCGCGCTGTGTATTGCATATTCCGGCCGTTGCCTATTGTCGGGGTATTTCAATCACCGCGACCCAAATCAAGGCACGTGTACCAATGCCTGCCGTTGGGACTACAAAACGCACGACACCGCCACCGACGATGCTGGCGATGTTCAGCCCAAAGAGCAAATCATTCAATTTGACTTTAATAAAGCGATGAATGACGCCAATCAAGTGTTCTCCGCCTGTGGCGGCCAAGAGCGCCATCCATTGGCCGACAAAACCTATTTGATCGAAGAAGCCAATCGTCCCGGCGAGTTAATGCCAATTGTCGAAGACGAACACGGCACGTACATCATGAACAGCAAAGACTTGCGCGCGGTGCAGCATATCGAGCGTCTGGTGAAAATGGGCATCGATTCACTCAAAATCGAAGGTCGTACCAAATCGCTGTATTACGTGGCGCGCACCGCCCAAGTGTATCGTCAAGCCATTGACGACGCGGTGGCTGGTCGCCCATTTAACCCAACGTTGTTGGCTGATTTAGATGGCCTTGCCAATCGTGGTTATACCGACGGCTTTTACCAGCGCCACACCACGCACGAAGCGCAAAACTATCTGGATGGCCATTCCAAAGCACACCGCAGCCAATACGTTGGCGAAGTGCTCAATATCCAAGACGGCTGGGCTGAGATTGAAGTGAAAAACAAATTCTCAGTTGGCGATTCGCTGGAAATCATTCATCCAAGCGGCAATATCATCGTTAAACTCGAGCAAATCCGTGGTAAAAACGGCGCTTTGGTGGAATCCGCTCTCGGCAGCGGTGCTAAAGCCGCCATTCCGCTCGATGCCAAATACGCCAATGCATTGATTGCCCGCTTGTTTTAA
- a CDS encoding beta-1,6-N-acetylglucosaminyltransferase: protein MTTIAYFILAHAHPEQISRLVQQLNTPHSRFYIHIDANTPDAIFTALQSQLSALENIHFIERQACRWGGFSLVDASLRLMAAANKDGFDWGVLLSGQDYPIHSNQYIEETLARSPYLGLIDIKPAPEFDIAYRYRAWYFEALNGTRLNKALQKIQRLSRKVGIERALPAPISQVYAGSQWWTLSHTACQTVLDFVAKQPQVVDFFRHTLIPDEMFFQTILMNSPLAEQLSSDARRYLEWDEGAWSPLLLKPENISQLRDSKALFARKFAADSATTQALINLHRQ, encoded by the coding sequence ATGACCACCATTGCTTACTTTATTCTGGCCCACGCCCATCCCGAACAAATTTCACGCTTGGTTCAGCAACTTAATACCCCGCATTCACGGTTTTATATTCACATCGACGCCAATACACCTGATGCAATCTTCACTGCACTCCAAAGCCAACTTTCGGCGCTAGAGAATATTCACTTTATTGAACGCCAAGCCTGCCGCTGGGGCGGGTTTTCATTGGTCGATGCCAGTCTAAGGCTGATGGCAGCCGCTAACAAAGATGGTTTTGATTGGGGGGTATTACTCTCTGGGCAAGATTACCCAATTCATAGCAATCAATACATCGAAGAAACCTTAGCACGTAGCCCCTACCTTGGCTTGATTGACATCAAGCCAGCACCAGAGTTCGACATTGCCTACCGCTATCGCGCATGGTACTTTGAAGCCCTCAACGGCACGCGCCTCAATAAAGCACTGCAAAAAATACAGCGCTTAAGCCGAAAAGTCGGCATTGAACGCGCTTTGCCGGCGCCAATTTCGCAAGTGTATGCCGGCTCGCAATGGTGGACACTCAGCCATACCGCCTGCCAAACCGTACTCGACTTTGTGGCAAAGCAGCCGCAGGTGGTGGATTTTTTCCGCCACACCCTCATCCCTGATGAGATGTTTTTCCAAACCATTTTAATGAATAGCCCACTGGCCGAGCAGCTATCTAGCGATGCGCGGCGTTATTTAGAATGGGATGAAGGCGCATGGTCGCCCCTCCTACTCAAGCCTGAAAACATCAGCCAACTTCGAGACAGCAAGGCTTTATTCGCCCGAAAATTTGCCGCAGATTCTGCCACCACCCAAGCACTTATTAATTTACATCGCCAATAA
- a CDS encoding integrase core domain-containing protein, producing MPWNEVKPMDEKVKFIADYLRGELAFKALCALYGISRKTGYKWVRRYHAMGLEGLQAQSRRPHDSAVTPYVVRQAILELRNHKGDVLGPKKIQPLLAARFIESLIPSQTTIYNILKAAGCVKSRRRINRTLRSIQPLKTATQVNQLWSVDYKGQFKLGNGQWCYPLTIMDHASRYLLSCQGFSGTTGAEAKAVFEQLFRQYGLPERIRSDNGTPFASVGVGGLSKLSIWWIRLGIIPERITPGQPQQNGRHERMHRTLKLRIGQPGAADLTQQQVILDEFLRHYNEDRLHESLGQCVPKSVYQSSSRRYPESLPELVYPDYFERGRVCQSGLIYWRSLRVYIGYLLRGEWVGLELVGEGIWDVYFGPIRLGSLDEREVKGTKNDYLTLKVSPMSLN from the coding sequence ATGCCGTGGAATGAGGTGAAACCGATGGACGAAAAAGTAAAATTTATCGCCGATTACTTGCGTGGCGAGCTGGCGTTCAAGGCCTTGTGTGCTCTGTATGGGATTAGCCGCAAGACGGGTTACAAATGGGTACGGCGTTATCACGCGATGGGGCTCGAAGGTTTGCAAGCGCAAAGTCGTCGTCCGCATGATTCGGCTGTCACCCCCTATGTCGTGCGGCAGGCGATACTGGAATTGCGTAATCACAAGGGCGATGTGCTGGGGCCAAAGAAAATCCAGCCGCTGCTGGCTGCGCGATTTATCGAGTCGCTGATTCCGTCGCAAACGACGATTTACAATATTTTGAAAGCGGCGGGTTGCGTAAAAAGTCGAAGGCGGATTAATCGCACGCTGCGTTCGATTCAACCGCTCAAGACAGCAACACAGGTCAATCAGCTGTGGAGTGTGGATTACAAAGGGCAGTTCAAGTTAGGTAATGGGCAGTGGTGCTATCCGTTAACGATCATGGATCACGCCAGTCGTTATTTGCTGAGTTGCCAAGGGTTTAGCGGTACGACAGGGGCAGAGGCCAAGGCGGTGTTTGAGCAATTGTTTCGCCAATATGGTTTGCCGGAGCGGATTAGGAGCGACAACGGCACACCATTTGCCAGTGTGGGTGTCGGAGGGTTATCGAAACTATCGATTTGGTGGATTCGGCTAGGGATTATTCCAGAGCGAATTACGCCAGGGCAACCACAGCAAAATGGTCGACATGAACGGATGCATCGGACGTTGAAATTACGCATTGGTCAGCCCGGTGCGGCCGACTTAACGCAGCAACAAGTGATTTTGGATGAGTTCTTGCGCCACTATAACGAGGATCGTTTGCATGAGAGTTTGGGGCAGTGTGTGCCTAAATCGGTGTATCAGAGCTCATCGCGCCGCTATCCAGAGTCGCTGCCAGAGTTGGTTTACCCTGACTACTTTGAGCGTGGACGAGTCTGTCAAAGTGGACTGATTTATTGGCGTAGTTTACGAGTTTACATTGGCTATTTATTGCGTGGCGAATGGGTCGGTTTGGAGTTGGTCGGTGAGGGTATTTGGGACGTTTATTTTGGTCCGATTCGACTAGGCTCGTTGGACGAGCGAGAAGTGAAAGGGACCAAAAACGATTATTTAACGCTAAAAGTGTCACCCATGTCGTTGAATTAA
- the xseB gene encoding exodeoxyribonuclease VII small subunit: MAKAAAKSANLPDNFEQGLAELEALIAQMEAGGQALDASLLAFSRGTELLRFCESKLSAAEQQVRLLEGGELKPMPKMGTE; encoded by the coding sequence ATGGCAAAAGCAGCAGCGAAATCGGCGAATTTACCCGATAACTTTGAACAAGGCTTGGCCGAGTTAGAGGCTCTCATTGCCCAAATGGAAGCGGGTGGACAAGCACTCGATGCGAGTTTGTTGGCATTTAGCCGTGGTACTGAATTATTGCGCTTTTGCGAAAGCAAATTAAGCGCGGCAGAGCAGCAAGTTCGCCTCTTAGAAGGTGGAGAGCTCAAACCGATGCCAAAGATGGGGACAGAATAA
- a CDS encoding c-type cytochrome, translated as MSGSNASASKSVVGMILAALIGVPLFVYLVIKLFTSGMSMNMASSTMTNEAVAARLQPVGVVKIVDSTPIGSRSGKAVYEAVCISCHGAGLAGAPKFADAAAWSTRIGQGFATLVKHAVVGFNAMPAKGGDPALTDEEVARAVAFMGNAAGAKFEEPKVAAGAAATIDPNVKGKEIYASVCMACHDTGVAGAPKFGDKAAWAPRLKDGVDNAIAIATKGLNAMPPKGGYSGSDAEFNAAALYLINASK; from the coding sequence ATGAGCGGTTCCAACGCATCTGCGTCTAAAAGCGTTGTCGGAATGATTCTGGCGGCTTTAATTGGCGTACCTCTGTTTGTTTACTTGGTAATCAAGCTGTTTACTTCGGGTATGTCGATGAATATGGCAAGCTCAACGATGACCAATGAGGCCGTCGCCGCACGCTTACAACCTGTCGGCGTTGTCAAGATTGTCGATAGCACGCCGATTGGTTCTCGCTCAGGCAAGGCTGTTTATGAGGCCGTATGTATTTCCTGTCATGGCGCTGGCTTGGCTGGCGCACCTAAATTTGCTGATGCAGCAGCTTGGTCTACGCGAATTGGTCAAGGTTTTGCGACTTTGGTGAAGCATGCCGTGGTTGGGTTTAACGCGATGCCTGCGAAGGGCGGTGATCCAGCGTTAACGGATGAAGAAGTGGCGCGTGCCGTGGCCTTTATGGGTAATGCAGCGGGTGCGAAGTTTGAAGAGCCTAAAGTGGCTGCTGGTGCTGCGGCAACGATTGATCCAAACGTAAAAGGCAAAGAAATTTACGCTAGCGTTTGTATGGCTTGCCACGACACTGGTGTGGCTGGTGCGCCTAAATTTGGCGATAAAGCGGCTTGGGCACCACGTTTGAAAGACGGCGTTGATAATGCAATCGCAATTGCAACTAAGGGTTTGAATGCGATGCCACCGAAGGGCGGTTATAGCGGTTCAGATGCTGAATTTAATGCTGCTGCCTTGTATTTGATTAATGCTTCAAAATAA
- a CDS encoding SIS domain-containing protein has protein sequence MPIASVDLSSPHSNTAERGGLLQAINDQAALYANLIEHAKANTLAPWLQQPERFADTQAVLLIASGSSFHAAQVARFWIESLANLPTQVELASEFCYQHLRSRPHTLVIILAESGEAADTLAALKYAQQLDYPLTIAIGHHADSTLMQQAQWQLVLEVGEQHSRIATKTFCAQLLGLFLITQTLAQSQNQAIPSDIDAELAALPYAIAQVLSLAPQLKQWAQCLQQPSAIFITARQNYTPIASEGALKFKAMAHRLAEACSCGELKHGIASLATQKIALIACLPWDSVAEKNLADLRQFHHHHCAIFVLSDTPLTKINGLNSIQMPYKLNHLNPLLYAIALQLLAYYTSTTSDSFEQNIKKATSKDVA, from the coding sequence ATGCCGATCGCGAGCGTCGATTTAAGTTCACCCCATTCCAACACAGCCGAGCGCGGCGGGCTATTGCAAGCCATTAACGATCAAGCTGCGCTATACGCCAATCTAATTGAACACGCCAAAGCCAACACGCTAGCGCCTTGGCTACAACAGCCCGAGCGCTTTGCCGACACCCAAGCGGTGTTACTGATCGCCAGTGGCTCGAGCTTTCATGCGGCACAAGTTGCTCGCTTTTGGATTGAAAGCCTTGCAAATCTTCCCACTCAAGTTGAATTAGCCAGCGAGTTTTGCTATCAACATTTACGCTCTCGCCCTCACACACTGGTGATTATCCTTGCCGAATCAGGCGAAGCCGCCGACACCTTAGCCGCACTCAAATACGCACAACAACTGGACTACCCTTTGACGATCGCCATCGGCCATCATGCCGACAGCACGCTGATGCAGCAGGCCCAATGGCAATTAGTGCTGGAGGTTGGCGAGCAACACAGCCGCATTGCCACCAAAACATTTTGCGCCCAACTGCTGGGCTTATTTTTAATTACGCAAACCCTCGCCCAATCACAAAACCAAGCCATACCCAGCGATATCGACGCCGAGCTTGCCGCCCTGCCTTACGCAATCGCACAAGTTTTAAGCCTCGCGCCACAACTCAAACAATGGGCGCAATGCCTGCAGCAACCATCCGCAATTTTCATCACCGCACGACAAAATTACACGCCTATTGCCAGCGAAGGCGCACTCAAATTCAAAGCCATGGCGCATCGCTTGGCCGAGGCTTGCTCTTGTGGCGAACTCAAGCACGGCATTGCCAGCCTTGCCACGCAAAAAATTGCTCTAATTGCCTGCCTGCCTTGGGATAGTGTGGCCGAAAAGAATTTGGCTGACTTACGTCAGTTTCACCACCATCACTGCGCTATTTTTGTTTTAAGCGACACCCCACTCACCAAAATTAACGGCCTCAACTCGATTCAAATGCCATACAAACTCAATCACCTTAACCCGCTGCTGTACGCCATCGCTCTACAACTCCTCGCCTACTACACCAGCACCACAAGTGATTCATTTGAGCAAAACATAAAAAAAGCCACATCAAAAGATGTGGCTTGA
- a CDS encoding polyprenyl synthetase family protein: MSKTVATDFKLWMEDVQAQMERALSRVLPSSNHLPERLHDAMRYSVLDGGKRVRPLLVFAAGSLVDAPAERLQYAGCALEFIHAYSLVHDDMPAMDNDVLRRGKPTVHVAYGEATALLAGDALQAAAFEVLANHSLADNPADQLQMIRILASASGSLGMCGGQGIDLYSVGQTLTLPQLEMMHILKTGALIRAAVLLGSYCGTPLTSEQREALDHYAKCIGLAFQVVDDILDCEADSATLGKTAGKDAANNKPTYVALLGLKGAKEKAAELKASALASLAPFGERANILSALAGYIVDRKY; encoded by the coding sequence ATGAGCAAAACGGTAGCGACTGATTTTAAACTCTGGATGGAAGACGTTCAGGCGCAAATGGAGCGCGCGCTATCGCGGGTATTGCCATCGAGCAATCATTTGCCCGAACGCTTGCACGACGCGATGCGTTACAGCGTGCTTGATGGCGGCAAGCGAGTGCGGCCTTTATTGGTTTTTGCTGCCGGTTCGCTGGTTGATGCGCCGGCTGAGCGCTTGCAGTATGCCGGCTGCGCCTTGGAATTTATTCATGCTTATTCCTTAGTGCATGACGATATGCCGGCTATGGATAACGACGTGTTGCGTCGAGGTAAGCCAACAGTGCATGTGGCTTACGGTGAGGCGACTGCGCTCTTGGCGGGCGATGCTTTGCAAGCGGCGGCGTTTGAAGTGCTGGCCAATCATAGCTTGGCCGACAATCCGGCAGATCAATTACAAATGATTCGTATCTTAGCGAGCGCATCGGGTAGTTTGGGTATGTGTGGCGGGCAAGGTATTGATTTATATAGCGTTGGGCAAACGCTGACTTTGCCGCAACTCGAAATGATGCATATTTTGAAAACCGGCGCCTTGATTCGTGCGGCGGTATTGTTGGGTTCTTACTGCGGTACGCCACTCACCAGTGAGCAGCGCGAAGCGCTCGATCATTACGCCAAATGCATTGGTCTGGCGTTTCAAGTGGTTGACGATATTTTGGATTGTGAGGCGGATTCGGCCACCTTGGGTAAAACCGCAGGTAAAGATGCCGCCAATAATAAGCCCACCTATGTGGCTTTGCTGGGGCTAAAAGGCGCCAAAGAAAAAGCGGCCGAACTGAAAGCCTCGGCCTTGGCGTCATTAGCGCCCTTTGGGGAAAGAGCCAATATATTAAGTGCCCTTGCTGGGTATATTGTTGATAGAAAATACTAA
- the dxs gene encoding 1-deoxy-D-xylulose-5-phosphate synthase — protein sequence MNYPLLDTIEIPADLRQLDRKELPALAQQLRSYLLDSVSHTGGHFASNLGAVELTVALHYVFDTPHDRLVWDVGHQSYPHKILTGRKNRMLTMRQKGGLAGFPKREESEYDTFGVGHSSTSIGAALGMAEAALIKGEKRKAIAVIGDGSMTAGQAIEALFNAGHRDDVDLLVILNDNEMSISPNVGAFNNYLAKLLSGKFYNGIRNASGKVLDAVPPLKEFAKKGEESVKGFLTPGTLFEEIGFNYIGPIDGHDMETLVATLSNIKQLKGPQFLHVVTKKGNGYKLAVADPVKYHAVAPFNQQDGVCSSKVSKPTFTQVFGDWLCDMAAQDEQLVGITPAMREGSGMVRFHAEYPSRYFDVGIAEQHAVTFAAGLACEGLKPVVAIYSTFLQRAYDQLIHDVALQNLDVTFAIDRAGLVGADGPTHAGSFDLSFMRCIPNLAILAPGDENECRQMLYTAYQYAGPAAVRYPRGSGLGATVESEMHALPWGKGEIRRSRQDTATTTRRVAILAFGAVLEPALAAAEALDATVANMRFIKPLDTELVLALAASHDLLVTVEDNAIMGGAGSAVLECLAAQGVSRAVLQLGLPDSYVEHGEQKQILADCGLDDAGIVASIEQRLAVL from the coding sequence ATGAATTATCCTTTGCTTGATACCATAGAAATACCCGCTGATTTACGCCAACTTGACCGCAAAGAATTGCCTGCGCTCGCTCAGCAATTACGTAGTTATTTGCTGGATTCGGTGAGTCATACCGGTGGACATTTTGCCTCTAATTTAGGCGCGGTGGAGTTAACCGTTGCGCTGCATTATGTGTTTGACACCCCGCACGATCGTTTGGTGTGGGACGTTGGCCATCAAAGCTATCCGCATAAAATCCTGACTGGGCGCAAAAACCGCATGCTGACGATGCGGCAAAAAGGCGGCTTGGCAGGCTTTCCCAAGCGCGAAGAAAGCGAATACGACACGTTTGGCGTTGGGCATTCTTCAACCTCGATTGGTGCGGCGTTGGGCATGGCCGAAGCGGCGTTGATTAAAGGCGAAAAACGCAAAGCGATTGCGGTGATTGGCGACGGTTCGATGACGGCTGGGCAGGCGATTGAAGCCTTGTTTAATGCGGGTCATCGCGACGACGTCGATTTATTGGTGATTTTAAACGACAACGAAATGTCGATTTCACCCAATGTCGGCGCGTTTAATAATTATTTAGCCAAATTATTGTCGGGTAAGTTTTACAACGGTATTCGCAATGCGTCCGGCAAAGTGCTCGATGCGGTGCCGCCGCTGAAAGAATTTGCCAAAAAAGGCGAAGAAAGCGTCAAGGGCTTTTTAACACCCGGCACTTTATTTGAGGAAATTGGCTTTAATTATATCGGCCCAATTGATGGTCATGATATGGAAACGCTGGTTGCCACCTTATCCAACATCAAGCAGCTTAAAGGCCCGCAGTTTTTGCATGTGGTGACCAAAAAAGGCAATGGTTACAAGTTGGCGGTGGCCGATCCGGTGAAGTATCACGCCGTAGCACCGTTTAATCAGCAAGATGGTGTTTGTAGCAGCAAGGTGAGTAAACCCACATTTACCCAAGTGTTTGGCGACTGGCTGTGCGATATGGCCGCGCAAGACGAGCAATTGGTGGGGATTACACCGGCAATGCGTGAAGGCTCGGGCATGGTGCGCTTTCATGCGGAATATCCAAGTCGCTATTTTGATGTGGGTATTGCTGAGCAACACGCGGTTACTTTTGCCGCGGGTTTAGCCTGTGAGGGCTTAAAGCCGGTGGTAGCGATTTATTCGACCTTTTTGCAGCGCGCTTATGATCAATTGATTCATGATGTGGCATTGCAAAATCTAGATGTTACTTTTGCGATTGATCGCGCCGGTTTAGTCGGGGCCGATGGACCAACGCATGCCGGTAGTTTTGATTTGTCATTTATGCGCTGCATTCCAAATCTGGCGATTTTAGCGCCCGGCGATGAAAACGAATGCCGACAAATGCTCTATACCGCGTATCAATACGCTGGCCCAGCCGCCGTGCGTTATCCGCGCGGTAGTGGTTTAGGGGCGACGGTTGAGTCTGAGATGCATGCATTGCCTTGGGGCAAGGGCGAAATTCGCCGCTCGCGGCAAGACACGGCAACAACAACGCGACGCGTGGCAATTCTGGCGTTTGGCGCTGTGCTGGAGCCTGCGCTGGCTGCCGCTGAAGCATTGGATGCAACGGTGGCCAATATGCGCTTTATTAAACCGCTCGATACCGAGTTGGTTCTGGCGCTGGCCGCTTCGCATGATCTGCTGGTAACGGTGGAAGACAACGCCATTATGGGTGGGGCGGGGAGTGCGGTATTAGAATGCTTGGCCGCGCAAGGCGTTTCTCGTGCCGTATTGCAATTGGGCTTGCCCGATAGCTATGTAGAGCATGGCGAGCAAAAACAAATTCTGGCGGACTGTGGTTTAGATGATGCCGGTATTGTTGCCAGTATTGAGCAGAGATTGGCTGTGCTGTAA